One Pseudomonas rhizophila DNA window includes the following coding sequences:
- the ccoG gene encoding cytochrome c oxidase accessory protein CcoG: MSERIPVQLIQHFEPAPTKIKARTTDNLIHTRSFTGLFRTLRISGAGLLFLLFFGTVWLNWGDRQAVLWDLAESKFHIFGATFWPQDFILLSALLIIAAFGLFAITVFAGRVWCGYTCPQSSWTWIFMWCEKITEGERHQRIKLQAAPWTLNKLLRRSAKHTLWLAISLLTGLTFVGYFTPIRPLAEELLTLQMAGVSLFWVLFFTGATYLNAGWLREAVCMHMCPYARFQSVMFDKDTLTISYDTARGEIRGPRKREVNPANVGLGDCIDCQMCVQVCPTGIDIRDGLQMECIGCAACIDACDSIMDKMGYARGLIKYTSEHQLQGGRTRLLRPRLIGYTAVLLVMIGALAVALAERPMVSLDVTKDRGLFRENSLGQIENIYSLKIINKTQQRQDYQLSLADAEGFVLQGKTQLSLAPGEILDVPVSVAMLSERPRSGSREMVFKVADSDEPGTFSEATSRFVAPINR; the protein is encoded by the coding sequence ATGAGCGAAAGAATCCCCGTCCAGTTGATACAGCACTTCGAACCCGCGCCGACGAAGATAAAGGCCCGGACCACCGATAACCTGATCCACACCCGCAGCTTCACCGGCTTATTCCGCACCTTGCGCATCAGCGGTGCAGGGCTTCTGTTTCTGCTGTTTTTCGGCACTGTATGGCTGAACTGGGGCGACCGCCAGGCGGTGCTCTGGGACCTCGCCGAAAGCAAATTCCACATTTTTGGCGCGACCTTCTGGCCCCAGGATTTCATCCTGCTGTCGGCACTGCTGATTATCGCCGCCTTCGGCCTGTTCGCGATCACCGTATTTGCCGGTCGGGTGTGGTGCGGCTACACCTGCCCGCAGAGTTCCTGGACCTGGATTTTCATGTGGTGCGAGAAAATCACCGAAGGCGAACGGCACCAGCGGATCAAGCTGCAGGCGGCGCCCTGGACCTTGAACAAGCTGCTGCGTCGCTCAGCCAAACATACGTTGTGGCTGGCAATCAGCCTGCTCACCGGCTTGACCTTCGTCGGTTATTTCACGCCGATCCGCCCGCTGGCCGAAGAACTTCTGACCCTGCAAATGGCCGGTGTCAGTCTGTTCTGGGTGCTGTTCTTTACCGGCGCCACCTACCTCAACGCCGGCTGGCTGCGTGAAGCGGTGTGCATGCACATGTGCCCCTATGCACGGTTTCAGAGCGTGATGTTCGATAAAGACACCCTGACCATTTCCTATGACACCGCACGTGGCGAAATCCGGGGCCCGCGCAAGCGCGAAGTGAACCCGGCCAATGTGGGTTTGGGCGATTGCATCGATTGCCAGATGTGCGTGCAGGTCTGCCCCACCGGCATCGACATTCGCGACGGCCTGCAAATGGAGTGCATCGGGTGCGCCGCCTGCATCGATGCCTGCGATTCGATCATGGACAAGATGGGTTATGCCCGTGGCCTGATCAAGTACACCTCTGAACATCAGTTGCAAGGTGGCAGGACTCGCCTGCTGCGACCGCGGTTGATTGGCTATACCGCCGTGCTGCTGGTGATGATCGGGGCCTTGGCCGTGGCGCTGGCAGAACGCCCCATGGTGTCGCTGGACGTGACCAAGGACCGTGGGCTGTTCCGCGAAAACAGCCTGGGCCAGATCGAGAACATCTACAGCCTGAAAATCATCAACAAGACCCAGCAGCGCCAGGATTATCAGCTGTCCCTGGCGGACGCCGAAGGTTTTGTCCTGCAGGGCAAAACGCAACTGAGCCTGGCGCCGGGGGAAATCCTCGACGTACCGGTGTCGGTGGCAATGCTCAGCGAACGGCCCCGTAGCGGCTCCCGGGAAATGGTCTTCAAGGTGGCCGACAGTGATGAGCCTGGGACTTTCAGTGAGGCCACGAGCCGCTTTGTGGCGCCGATAAATCGTTGA
- a CDS encoding DUF3203 family protein, protein MSFNIDSNHICTFDTEEFNEQRPASELTVITDAEKAMSAVDLNGGRVYITEAQADALTVAGAVDGRKNLKATDSDSVI, encoded by the coding sequence ATGAGTTTCAATATCGATAGCAACCACATCTGCACCTTCGACACCGAAGAGTTCAACGAACAGCGACCCGCCAGCGAGTTGACCGTTATCACTGATGCGGAAAAAGCCATGTCGGCGGTGGATCTCAACGGTGGCCGGGTGTACATCACCGAGGCGCAAGCCGATGCCCTGACCGTGGCCGGGGCGGTCGATGGGCGTAAGAACCTCAAGGCGACTGATAGCGATTCGGTGATCTGA
- a CDS encoding MgtC/SapB family protein: MDAWWHEVWITLQSEFADITDAQQMTRVTVRLLMAALLGGILGFEREHKGKAAGVRTHMLVALGAALFVLVPQMSGSEADAMSRVVQGVIAGIGFLGAGTILKGNDGDESHVKGLTTAAGLWMTAAIGVAAGLGRESTAVLSTVLALAIFSVMPLIVRALEKEEKP, encoded by the coding sequence ATGGACGCCTGGTGGCATGAAGTCTGGATAACCCTGCAATCGGAATTCGCCGATATCACCGATGCGCAGCAGATGACGCGGGTAACCGTACGCCTGCTGATGGCTGCGTTGTTGGGCGGCATCCTGGGTTTTGAGCGTGAACACAAGGGCAAGGCCGCCGGGGTCCGGACCCATATGCTGGTGGCCTTGGGGGCGGCGCTGTTTGTGCTGGTGCCGCAGATGTCCGGCTCCGAGGCTGACGCCATGAGCCGTGTGGTGCAGGGTGTTATCGCCGGCATCGGTTTCCTGGGCGCGGGCACTATCCTCAAGGGCAACGATGGTGACGAAAGCCATGTAAAAGGCCTGACCACCGCCGCCGGCCTGTGGATGACCGCCGCCATCGGTGTCGCCGCCGGGCTGGGGCGCGAGTCCACGGCAGTGCTCAGTACGGTATTGGCGCTGGCGATCTTCAGTGTGATGCCACTGATTGTCCGGGCGCTGGAGAAGGAGGAAAAACCGTGA
- a CDS encoding alpha-1,4-glucan--maltose-1-phosphate maltosyltransferase, protein MTAEQHPTDLSYNPHLPLSQALLLPRIAIESTMPVIEGGQFAAKAVAGQDVTVTSKVFADGHDKLAVHILWRALKDESWNSAVMTELGNNGWLGQFNVPEQGFYVFRIEAWIDQFASFRYELEKKFAAGVPISLELQEGRNQVQMAAERSEGELREQLTALHHELSGLLPAEQVALFLAPRSAGLMSQADHRPYLSISPQYPLDVERKLAEFASWYELFPRSITDDPKRHGTFNDVHSRLAVIQDMGFDVLYFPPIHPIGRSFRKGPNNSLTAGPDDPGSPYAIGSEEGGHEAIHPQLGSREDFRRLVAAAADHGLEIALDFAIQCSQDHPWLKQHPGWFSWRPDGTIKYAENPPKKYQDIVNVDFYAADAIPSLWLELRDVVVGWVNEGVKIFRVDNPHTKPLPFWQWLIADVRAQHPEVMFLAEAFTTPAMMARLGKVGYSQSYTYFTWRNTKTELATYFTELNESPLRECYRPNFFVNTPDINPAFLHESGRAGFLIRAALATMGSGLWGMYSGFELCESAPVPGKEEYLDSEKYEIRPRDFTAPGNIIAEIAQLNRIRRQNPALHTHLGLTIYNAWNDNILYFGKRTADGSNFILVAVSLDPHTPQEANFELPLWEMGLPDDAQTQGEDLMSGHRWTWYGKYQFMRIDPAYQPFGIWRISVA, encoded by the coding sequence ATGACTGCTGAACAACACCCGACTGACCTGTCGTACAACCCGCATTTGCCATTGTCCCAGGCCCTGTTACTGCCGCGTATTGCCATTGAAAGCACCATGCCGGTCATCGAAGGCGGGCAATTCGCCGCCAAGGCCGTGGCCGGGCAGGACGTGACGGTGACCAGCAAAGTCTTCGCCGACGGTCATGACAAATTAGCCGTGCATATCCTTTGGCGCGCGCTGAAGGATGAGTCGTGGAACAGCGCGGTCATGACCGAGCTGGGCAATAACGGCTGGCTAGGCCAGTTCAATGTGCCCGAGCAGGGCTTCTATGTGTTCCGCATCGAGGCCTGGATCGACCAGTTCGCCAGTTTCCGCTACGAGCTGGAGAAAAAATTCGCGGCCGGCGTGCCCATCAGCCTGGAATTGCAGGAAGGACGCAATCAGGTGCAGATGGCGGCCGAGCGCAGCGAAGGTGAGCTGAGGGAGCAATTGACCGCGTTGCACCATGAGCTTTCCGGCCTGTTGCCAGCTGAGCAGGTGGCATTGTTCCTGGCACCCCGCAGTGCCGGTCTCATGTCCCAGGCCGATCATCGCCCCTATTTGAGTATCAGCCCGCAATACCCTCTGGACGTCGAACGCAAGTTGGCCGAGTTCGCCAGTTGGTACGAGCTTTTTCCCCGCTCGATCACCGATGATCCCAAGCGTCATGGCACCTTCAATGACGTGCATTCGCGTCTGGCGGTGATCCAGGACATGGGGTTCGATGTGCTGTACTTCCCGCCGATCCACCCCATCGGTCGCAGCTTTCGCAAGGGCCCGAACAACTCCCTCACCGCCGGTCCCGACGATCCGGGCAGCCCTTATGCCATCGGGAGCGAGGAGGGCGGTCACGAAGCGATTCACCCGCAGTTGGGCTCGCGCGAGGATTTTCGGCGTCTGGTGGCCGCGGCGGCCGACCATGGCCTGGAGATCGCGTTGGACTTTGCTATCCAGTGTTCCCAGGACCACCCGTGGCTCAAGCAGCATCCGGGCTGGTTCAGCTGGCGGCCGGACGGCACGATCAAATATGCGGAAAACCCGCCGAAGAAATACCAGGACATCGTCAACGTCGATTTCTACGCCGCGGATGCGATTCCCAGCCTGTGGCTGGAGCTGCGGGACGTGGTGGTGGGGTGGGTCAATGAGGGCGTGAAGATCTTCCGTGTCGACAATCCCCACACCAAGCCGTTGCCGTTCTGGCAGTGGTTGATTGCCGATGTGCGGGCCCAGCACCCTGAAGTGATGTTCCTCGCCGAAGCCTTCACCACGCCGGCCATGATGGCGCGCCTGGGCAAGGTCGGTTATTCCCAGAGCTACACCTATTTCACCTGGCGCAATACCAAGACCGAACTGGCGACGTATTTCACCGAGCTCAACGAATCTCCGTTACGCGAGTGCTACCGGCCGAACTTTTTCGTCAACACGCCGGACATCAACCCGGCGTTTCTCCATGAGTCGGGGCGCGCCGGGTTTCTGATCCGCGCGGCCCTGGCGACCATGGGCTCGGGCCTGTGGGGCATGTACTCGGGGTTTGAATTGTGCGAATCGGCGCCAGTGCCGGGCAAGGAGGAATACCTCGACTCGGAGAAGTATGAGATCCGCCCCCGGGACTTCACCGCGCCGGGCAACATCATTGCCGAAATCGCCCAGCTCAATCGCATCCGCCGGCAAAACCCGGCGCTGCATACGCACTTGGGCCTGACGATCTACAACGCCTGGAACGACAACATCCTGTACTTCGGCAAACGCACCGCCGATGGCAGCAATTTCATTCTGGTGGCAGTGAGTCTCGACCCGCATACCCCGCAGGAAGCCAATTTCGAGTTGCCGCTGTGGGAGATGGGGCTGCCGGACGATGCCCAGACCCAAGGCGAGGATTTGATGAGCGGGCATCGTTGGACGTGGTATGGCAAGTACCAGTTCATGCGTATCGACCCGGCCTACCAACCGTTCGGGATATGGCGGATCAGCGTGGCGTAA
- the treS gene encoding maltose alpha-D-glucosyltransferase: MAKKPRSATFIKDPLWYKDAVIYQVHVKSYFDSNNDGIGDFPGLIEKLDYIADLGVNTIWLLPFYPSPRRDDGYDIAEYRGVSPDYGTMADARRFIAEAHKRNLRVITELVINHTSDQHPWFQRARKAKPGSKARDFYVWSDDDHKYDGTRIIFLDTEKSNWTWDPVAGQYFWHRFYSHQPDLNFDNPQVIKAVLSVMRYWLDMGIDGLRLDAIPYLIERDGTNNENLPETHDVLKQIRAEIDANYPDRMLLAEANQWPEDTQLYFGDVDAQGLNGDECHMAFHFPLMPRMYMALAQEDRFPITDILRQTPEIPANCQWAIFLRNHDELTLEMVTDKERDYLWNYYAADRRARINLGIRRRLAPLMERDRRRVELLNSLLLSMPGTPTLYYGDEIGMGDNIYLGDRDGVRTPMQWSIDRNGGFSRADPASLVLPPIMDPQYGYQSVNVETQAGDPHSLLNWTRRMLAVRKQSKAFGRGTLKMLSPSNRRILAYTREYTGPDGKHEIILCVANVSRSAQAAELDLSAYAGMVPVEMLGGNAFPPIGQLNFLLTLPPYGFYWFALATENQMPSWHVEPAQSLPDFTTLVLKKRLEELLEAPSRTTLEQTILPSWLQNRRWFAGKDSAIEKVNIVYGVRFGDPQHPVLLSEIDVTSAGQTLRYQLPFGLLAEDQVGAALPQQLALSRVRRVRQVGLITDAFSLESFVRAVLQSMQANTVLPCSEGELRFEPTEGLAPLNLGDEPEVRYLSAEQSNSSVVVGGSLVLKLIRKVASGVHPELEMSAYLTAAGFSNISPLLGSVIRRDTEGEDALLMIAQGYLSNQGDAWEWTQNNLERALRDELADAVSEQEQHYNALGELKDFAGMLGQRLGEMHEVLAQATDNPDFAPQATNAKEAQAIGKDVAAQVENALRLLKQNQGQLNPADQALVARLLEHKKTVLAHIQELAGKAVGGLRIRVHGDLHLGQVLVIKGDAYLIDFEGEPARPLHERRGKHSPYKDVSGVLRSFDYAAAMAIHLNTVDSTADADAARQRVADRYLKEARQAFVEAYRLAAASLAHEWKDAEGEDAALALFGLEKAAYEVAYEAENRPAWLPVPLHGLYGLLSGLKPFSDLAGPI, from the coding sequence ATGGCGAAGAAACCCCGGTCTGCCACCTTTATCAAAGACCCGCTCTGGTACAAGGACGCGGTGATTTATCAGGTCCACGTCAAATCCTATTTCGATTCCAATAACGACGGGATCGGTGACTTTCCCGGATTGATCGAAAAGCTCGACTACATCGCCGATCTGGGCGTCAACACGATCTGGCTGCTGCCGTTCTATCCTTCGCCCAGGCGCGATGATGGCTACGACATCGCCGAGTACCGAGGTGTCAGCCCCGACTACGGCACCATGGCCGATGCGCGGCGTTTCATCGCCGAAGCTCACAAGCGTAATCTGCGGGTGATCACCGAGCTGGTCATCAACCACACCTCCGACCAGCATCCATGGTTCCAGCGCGCGCGCAAAGCCAAGCCGGGTTCGAAGGCGCGGGATTTCTACGTCTGGTCCGACGACGATCACAAGTACGATGGCACGCGGATCATTTTCCTCGACACCGAGAAATCCAACTGGACTTGGGATCCGGTAGCCGGCCAATACTTCTGGCACCGTTTCTATTCCCACCAGCCGGACCTCAACTTCGATAACCCCCAAGTGATCAAAGCCGTACTGTCGGTGATGCGTTACTGGCTGGACATGGGCATCGACGGCCTGCGTCTGGATGCGATCCCGTACCTGATCGAGCGCGACGGCACCAACAACGAGAACCTGCCCGAGACCCACGACGTCCTCAAGCAGATCCGCGCCGAGATCGATGCCAATTACCCCGACCGTATGCTGTTGGCCGAGGCCAACCAGTGGCCGGAAGACACCCAGTTGTACTTCGGCGATGTCGACGCCCAGGGTTTGAACGGTGACGAATGCCACATGGCGTTCCATTTCCCGCTGATGCCGCGCATGTACATGGCGCTGGCCCAGGAAGACCGCTTCCCCATCACCGACATTCTCCGCCAGACCCCGGAAATTCCGGCCAATTGCCAGTGGGCGATTTTCCTGCGCAACCACGATGAGTTGACCCTGGAGATGGTCACCGACAAGGAGCGCGACTACCTGTGGAATTACTACGCGGCCGACCGTCGGGCGCGGATTAACCTGGGGATCCGCCGACGTCTGGCGCCGCTGATGGAGCGCGACCGCCGCCGTGTCGAGTTGCTCAACAGCCTGCTGCTGTCGATGCCCGGCACGCCGACCTTGTACTACGGCGATGAAATCGGCATGGGCGACAACATCTACCTGGGCGACCGCGACGGCGTGCGCACGCCGATGCAGTGGTCGATCGACCGCAACGGTGGTTTCTCCCGCGCCGACCCGGCCAGCCTGGTACTGCCGCCGATCATGGACCCGCAATACGGTTACCAGTCGGTCAACGTCGAGACCCAGGCCGGCGATCCTCATTCATTGCTGAACTGGACCCGGCGGATGCTGGCGGTGCGCAAGCAGTCCAAGGCCTTTGGCCGTGGCACGCTGAAGATGCTCTCGCCAAGCAACCGCCGGATCCTGGCTTATACCCGCGAATACACCGGCCCCGATGGCAAGCACGAAATCATCCTGTGCGTGGCCAACGTGTCTCGTAGCGCCCAGGCCGCCGAACTGGACCTGTCGGCCTATGCCGGGATGGTCCCGGTGGAAATGCTGGGGGGCAATGCCTTCCCGCCCATCGGCCAGCTGAATTTCCTGCTGACCCTGCCGCCGTATGGGTTCTACTGGTTTGCCCTGGCAACAGAAAACCAGATGCCAAGCTGGCATGTGGAGCCGGCCCAGAGCCTGCCGGACTTCACCACCCTGGTGCTGAAGAAACGCCTGGAAGAGCTGCTCGAAGCACCGTCGCGCACCACGCTGGAGCAGACTATCCTGCCGAGTTGGCTGCAAAATCGTCGCTGGTTTGCCGGCAAAGACAGCGCGATCGAGAAGGTCAATATTGTCTATGGCGTGCGTTTCGGCGATCCGCAGCACCCGGTGCTGCTCAGCGAAATCGACGTCACCAGCGCTGGCCAGACACTGCGTTACCAACTGCCCTTCGGTCTGCTGGCCGAAGACCAGGTGGGCGCGGCGTTGCCGCAGCAATTGGCACTGTCTCGGGTTCGCCGGGTTCGTCAGGTCGGTTTGATCACCGATGCGTTCAGCCTGGAAAGTTTCGTGCGGGCGGTTCTGCAAAGTATGCAGGCCAATACGGTGCTGCCTTGCAGCGAAGGCGAGCTGCGGTTTGAACCCACCGAAGGCCTGGCCCCATTGAACTTGGGAGACGAGCCGGAGGTGCGTTACCTGTCCGCCGAGCAGTCCAACAGTTCGGTGGTGGTGGGCGGCAGTCTGGTGCTCAAACTGATCCGCAAAGTGGCGTCGGGCGTACACCCGGAGCTGGAAATGAGTGCCTACCTGACAGCCGCAGGTTTCAGCAATATTTCGCCGCTGCTCGGTTCGGTGATTCGCCGTGACACCGAGGGCGAAGATGCGCTGCTGATGATCGCCCAAGGCTACCTGAGCAATCAGGGCGACGCCTGGGAATGGACCCAGAACAACCTCGAACGCGCCCTGCGTGATGAGCTGGCCGATGCCGTGTCCGAGCAGGAACAGCACTACAACGCCTTGGGCGAACTCAAGGACTTCGCCGGCATGCTCGGCCAGCGCCTGGGGGAAATGCACGAGGTACTGGCTCAGGCCACCGATAACCCGGACTTCGCGCCCCAGGCCACCAACGCCAAGGAGGCCCAGGCCATCGGCAAGGATGTGGCCGCGCAGGTTGAGAACGCCTTGCGCCTGCTCAAGCAGAACCAGGGCCAATTGAACCCGGCGGACCAGGCCTTGGTCGCCCGCTTGCTGGAACACAAGAAGACCGTTCTGGCGCACATCCAGGAACTGGCCGGCAAGGCTGTCGGTGGCTTGCGCATCCGCGTCCACGGCGACCTGCACCTGGGGCAGGTACTGGTGATCAAGGGCGACGCCTACCTGATCGACTTCGAGGGCGAGCCGGCACGACCACTGCATGAGCGCCGCGGCAAGCACAGCCCGTACAAGGACGTCAGCGGCGTGCTGCGCTCCTTCGATTACGCAGCCGCCATGGCGATCCACCTGAACACCGTCGACAGCACCGCCGACGCCGACGCGGCGCGGCAACGGGTGGCTGATCGTTATTTGAAAGAGGCCCGTCAGGCATTTGTTGAGGCATATCGGCTGGCGGCAGCTAGTCTTGCCCATGAGTGGAAGGATGCTGAAGGCGAAGACGCCGCACTGGCGTTGTTCGGCCTGGAGAAGGCGGCCTATGAAGTGGCCTATGAAGCCGAGAATCGCCCCGCCTGGCTGCCCGTGCCATTGCACGGTCTGTACGGGTTATTGAGCGGGCTGAAACCCTTTTCCGACTTAGCCGGACCGATTTAG
- the glgB gene encoding 1,4-alpha-glucan branching protein GlgB encodes MSVSNKEPQGQAKESLLPSPHDIDALVRAEHQDPFSILGPHGDGAGGQFIRAYLPGALSVQVLARDGDEVLGDLQLSETPGLFVGHFDRAQPYLLRTRWAGGEQVAEDPYSFGPLLGEMDLYLFAEGNHRDLSSCLGAQLTTVDGVDGVRFAVWAPNARRVSVVGDFNVWDGRRHPMRIRYPSGVWELFIPRLGAGEGYKYEILGAHGILPLKADPVALATQMPPDTASKVAAPLKIEWQDGQWMQDRRERQLPGAPLSIYELHAGSWQCEIDEAGEVARQYTWHEMAERLIPYVKDLGFTHIELMPIMEHPFGGSWGYQPLSQFAPTARFGSPDDFAAFVNACHQADIGVILDWVPAHFPTDTHGLAQFDGTALYEYGNPLEGFHQDWDTLIYNLGRTEVHGFMLASALHWLKHFHIDGLRVDAVASMLYRDYSRKAGEWVPNRHGGRENLEAIDFLRHLNDVVALETPGALVIAEESTAWPGVSQSTQQGGLGFAYKWNMGWMHDSLHYIQQDPVYRAHHHNELSFGLMYAWSERFVLPISHDEVVHGKRSLIDKMPGDRWQKFANLRAYLSFMWGHPGKKLLFMGCEFGQWREWNHDQQLDWYLLQYPEHRGVQKLVSDLNRLYREEPALHDQDDAPQGFQWLIGDDAVNSVYAWLRWSKEGRPVLVVANFTPVPRAAYRIGVPFAGRWVELLNSDADTYAGSNYGNSGGAFTEEVPSHGQALSLELNLPPLAVLILRPEG; translated from the coding sequence ATGAGTGTCTCGAACAAAGAACCACAGGGGCAGGCCAAAGAGTCGTTGCTGCCGTCCCCCCATGACATCGACGCGCTGGTGCGCGCAGAACATCAGGACCCGTTTTCCATCCTTGGTCCCCACGGCGATGGTGCCGGCGGGCAGTTCATCCGGGCGTACCTGCCCGGCGCCTTGAGCGTGCAAGTGTTGGCCCGCGATGGCGACGAAGTCCTGGGCGATTTGCAGCTCAGCGAAACCCCGGGGCTGTTTGTCGGCCATTTCGACCGCGCCCAACCCTACCTGTTGCGCACCCGCTGGGCCGGCGGTGAGCAGGTGGCCGAAGACCCCTACAGCTTCGGGCCACTGCTGGGGGAAATGGACCTTTATCTGTTTGCCGAAGGCAATCATCGCGACCTCAGTTCCTGTCTGGGGGCGCAGTTGACCACTGTCGATGGCGTCGACGGCGTGCGCTTTGCTGTATGGGCACCGAATGCGCGGCGAGTCTCGGTGGTGGGCGATTTCAACGTCTGGGACGGGCGCCGGCATCCAATGCGCATCCGTTATCCGTCCGGGGTGTGGGAGTTGTTCATCCCGCGGCTTGGCGCGGGCGAGGGTTACAAATATGAAATCCTCGGCGCCCACGGCATTTTGCCGCTCAAGGCTGACCCGGTGGCGCTGGCCACTCAAATGCCGCCGGATACCGCTTCCAAGGTCGCCGCGCCGCTGAAAATCGAGTGGCAGGATGGGCAATGGATGCAAGATCGTCGCGAGCGGCAGTTGCCTGGCGCACCGCTGTCGATCTACGAATTGCACGCCGGCTCCTGGCAGTGCGAAATCGACGAGGCGGGAGAAGTTGCCCGGCAGTACACCTGGCACGAAATGGCCGAACGCCTGATTCCGTACGTCAAGGACCTGGGGTTCACCCACATCGAGCTGATGCCGATCATGGAGCATCCGTTCGGGGGGTCCTGGGGTTACCAGCCGCTTTCACAGTTTGCCCCGACGGCGCGTTTCGGCTCGCCGGACGATTTCGCGGCGTTCGTCAATGCCTGTCACCAGGCCGACATCGGCGTGATTCTCGATTGGGTGCCGGCGCATTTCCCCACCGATACCCACGGTCTGGCCCAGTTCGACGGCACCGCGCTGTACGAATACGGCAACCCGCTGGAAGGCTTTCACCAGGATTGGGACACCCTGATCTACAACCTGGGACGCACCGAAGTCCATGGTTTCATGCTCGCTTCGGCGCTGCATTGGCTGAAGCACTTCCACATCGACGGCCTGCGTGTGGATGCCGTCGCCTCGATGTTGTATCGCGACTATTCACGCAAGGCCGGCGAATGGGTGCCCAATCGCCACGGTGGACGGGAGAACCTGGAAGCCATCGACTTCCTGCGGCACCTCAATGACGTGGTGGCGCTGGAAACCCCCGGTGCGTTGGTTATCGCCGAAGAGTCCACCGCCTGGCCCGGCGTCAGTCAGAGCACGCAACAGGGCGGCCTGGGTTTCGCCTATAAGTGGAACATGGGCTGGATGCACGATTCGCTGCATTACATCCAGCAGGACCCGGTGTACCGCGCCCACCATCACAACGAACTGAGTTTCGGCCTGATGTACGCGTGGTCCGAGCGCTTTGTCCTGCCGATTTCCCATGACGAAGTGGTGCATGGCAAACGCTCGCTGATCGACAAGATGCCGGGCGATCGCTGGCAGAAATTCGCCAACTTGCGGGCCTATCTGAGTTTCATGTGGGGCCATCCCGGCAAGAAGCTTCTGTTCATGGGCTGCGAGTTCGGCCAATGGCGCGAGTGGAACCACGACCAGCAGCTGGACTGGTACCTGTTGCAATACCCGGAGCACCGTGGGGTGCAGAAGCTGGTGAGCGACCTGAACCGTCTCTATCGCGAAGAGCCGGCGCTGCACGATCAGGACGACGCGCCTCAGGGGTTCCAGTGGCTGATTGGTGATGATGCGGTGAACAGCGTCTACGCCTGGTTGCGTTGGAGCAAGGAAGGTCGACCGGTGCTGGTGGTTGCCAACTTCACGCCCGTGCCGCGCGCGGCATACCGCATCGGCGTGCCGTTTGCCGGGCGCTGGGTGGAATTGCTCAACAGTGACGCCGACACCTATGCCGGTTCCAACTACGGCAACAGCGGTGGTGCCTTCACCGAAGAAGTGCCCAGCCATGGCCAGGCGCTGTCGCTGGAACTCAACTTGCCGCCATTGGCGGTGTTGATTCTGCGGCCGGAGGGTTAG